One window from the genome of [Clostridium] celerecrescens 18A encodes:
- a CDS encoding helix-turn-helix domain-containing protein: MSVNYDKLWKLLIDKKMKKTDFMREAGISSNALAHMGKNESVSLDCIERACRLFGCKVDDLLDFVEEEK; the protein is encoded by the coding sequence ATGAGTGTAAATTATGACAAATTATGGAAACTCCTCATAGATAAAAAAATGAAAAAAACTGATTTCATGAGAGAAGCAGGAATAAGTTCTAATGCTTTAGCACATATGGGAAAAAATGAGTCGGTTTCACTTGATTGCATTGAAAGAGCATGTAGACTGTTTGGTTGTAAAGTCGATGATTTATTAGATTTTGTTGAAGAAGAAAAGTGA
- the qatD gene encoding Qat anti-phage system TatD family nuclease QatD, which translates to MLVDTHFHLDLMENMQSLIKQFRGVDVGIIAVGTTPLAYSRELEFVSGINNIRVGLGFHPQLVEQREYEIDLFLQELKKTRYVGEVGLDFNKDNIRSKKQQLYFFRKIAQTCAKQGEKVISIHSVNATNEVINILEEEGTFKNCICILHWFTGTAIQRKRAVENDAYFSINQKMAKTKSGQQTIRNIPADKILLETDAPFTGMISSVNNLQNELESIIQDISLIRRENMMQQIKCNSENIFD; encoded by the coding sequence TTGCTAGTTGACACACATTTTCATTTGGATTTGATGGAAAATATGCAGTCTTTAATAAAACAATTTCGTGGAGTGGATGTTGGAATAATTGCTGTTGGTACAACACCATTGGCTTATAGTAGAGAATTAGAATTTGTTTCTGGAATTAATAATATTAGGGTTGGACTAGGGTTTCACCCTCAGCTTGTGGAACAAAGAGAGTATGAAATTGATTTGTTTTTACAAGAATTAAAAAAGACAAGATATGTTGGTGAAGTTGGACTTGATTTCAATAAAGACAATATTAGATCGAAAAAACAACAACTTTATTTTTTTCGAAAAATAGCTCAAACATGTGCAAAACAGGGAGAAAAAGTTATATCTATTCACAGTGTTAATGCTACAAATGAAGTGATCAACATTCTTGAAGAAGAAGGTACATTTAAAAACTGTATATGTATATTGCATTGGTTTACTGGAACAGCAATACAGAGAAAAAGAGCAGTTGAGAATGATGCTTATTTTTCCATTAATCAAAAAATGGCGAAAACAAAGTCAGGTCAACAAACAATTCGCAATATTCCTGCTGATAAAATATTATTAGAGACAGATGCTCCATTTACGGGAATGATTAGTTCGGTAAATAATTTACAAAACGAACTTGAAAGTATTATTCAAGATATTTCACTGATTCGTCGTGAAAATATGATGCAACAGATAAAATGTAATTCTGAAAATATTTTTGATTAA
- the qatC gene encoding Qat anti-phage system QueC-like protein QatC: MYRYHLIASFNKELKLPKYKIISEKSTVQAQLPMLTTAGNFRYGLQTTINELKRQNIYPSETGYDAIIFGLMVYIADMKISRIKQSQDSWTREIILSIPVYDNRWEKHKEILERMLRFLTGDIWTIEFSKRGSEFVQKEKRSIRTEKYETASLFSGGMDSLIASINYMEQKQPTLLVSHAGESRVRSWQTNLLKILDHEYPDVCHENAYLWTSLGDIELPEADQDKNQRSRSFLFIAIAMFAMSGTKNCTRLFMPENGLIALNVPLDSTRVGSHSTKTTHPFYLKLWNEISQDMFGISITNPYWNKTKGEMAAECLNKDILKVAMGESFSCSSVNNASIRGGHSQHCGHCLPCIIRRAAMYHAFGAYDPSEYLYSEIKNIENNRELVGEQLRSFQYAIRKVTQTPNAKKILIHKSGPLKNDEKYLTELSDMYYRGLMEVEQWIQDNGGKNNC; this comes from the coding sequence ATGTACAGATATCATTTGATAGCTTCGTTTAACAAAGAGCTAAAACTGCCAAAATATAAAATAATTTCGGAAAAAAGTACAGTTCAAGCACAACTGCCAATGTTGACAACTGCTGGGAATTTTCGATATGGTCTTCAAACAACCATTAATGAACTTAAGAGGCAGAATATATATCCTTCAGAAACTGGATATGATGCAATTATCTTTGGATTAATGGTATATATTGCAGATATGAAAATATCTAGGATTAAACAATCACAGGATTCGTGGACAAGGGAAATTATCTTGTCTATACCAGTTTATGATAATCGTTGGGAAAAACATAAAGAAATTTTAGAACGAATGCTTAGATTTTTAACAGGAGATATATGGACAATAGAATTCAGTAAAAGAGGATCAGAGTTTGTTCAAAAAGAGAAACGGAGTATACGTACAGAAAAATATGAAACAGCATCATTATTTTCCGGAGGTATGGATAGCCTCATAGCTTCTATAAATTATATGGAGCAAAAGCAACCAACACTTCTGGTAAGTCATGCTGGAGAATCAAGGGTAAGAAGTTGGCAAACGAATTTGTTAAAAATTTTGGATCACGAGTATCCAGATGTGTGCCATGAAAATGCATATTTATGGACTAGTCTTGGAGATATTGAATTACCAGAAGCGGATCAAGATAAAAATCAGCGAAGTAGATCTTTTCTATTTATTGCAATAGCAATGTTTGCAATGAGTGGAACAAAAAATTGTACAAGATTGTTTATGCCAGAGAACGGATTAATAGCATTAAATGTACCACTAGACTCCACTCGTGTTGGTTCACATAGTACAAAGACGACACATCCTTTTTATCTTAAGTTATGGAATGAAATTAGTCAGGATATGTTTGGTATTTCTATCACAAATCCATACTGGAATAAAACAAAGGGTGAGATGGCAGCGGAATGTTTAAATAAAGACATACTCAAGGTTGCAATGGGTGAATCGTTTTCCTGTTCGTCAGTTAATAATGCTAGTATTAGGGGTGGACATTCTCAGCATTGTGGGCACTGCTTACCGTGCATTATTAGAAGGGCTGCAATGTATCATGCGTTTGGAGCTTATGATCCATCGGAGTACTTATATTCTGAAATTAAAAATATTGAGAACAATCGAGAATTAGTGGGTGAACAGTTGCGTTCTTTTCAATACGCAATTCGTAAAGTAACACAAACACCAAATGCTAAAAAAATATTAATTCATAAGTCAGGTCCACTAAAAAATGATGAGAAATATCTTACAGAGCTATCGGATATGTATTACCGAGGCCTTATGGAAGTAGAACAATGGATTCAGGATAATGGAGGAAAGAATAATTGCTAG
- a CDS encoding helix-turn-helix transcriptional regulator, protein MTGNEDKFLNNGEILAITMILLESRAFTKKEIVSILDKVVAKCVSYKNRKMVEALIANEQFHYVELSSISFIQDKIWNIGTAIKSSSLMKISYRKQAEDNGLVERMIEPLAIMFSEYYFYLIANIVRLDEESGIIQQIHQYPAVFRIDRIQFYQIMDVKFKIPYSDRFQEGEFRKRVQFMYPGELIKIQFKYMGKSPEAVLDRLPTAQIIKQVDGEYTIEAEVYGKGVVMWLLSQGEAVELLKPVSMREQIITTLTGMISRYK, encoded by the coding sequence ATGACAGGTAATGAAGATAAATTTCTAAATAATGGTGAAATTCTTGCAATCACTATGATTCTTTTAGAGAGCAGGGCATTTACTAAGAAAGAGATTGTATCAATACTGGATAAGGTAGTTGCAAAGTGTGTATCATACAAAAATAGGAAGATGGTCGAGGCTTTAATAGCAAACGAACAATTTCATTATGTAGAATTATCCAGTATATCTTTTATTCAAGACAAAATCTGGAATATTGGTACAGCAATCAAAAGCAGTAGTTTAATGAAAATTTCATATCGTAAACAGGCGGAAGATAATGGTTTAGTGGAACGAATGATAGAACCATTGGCTATTATGTTTTCCGAATATTATTTTTATCTGATTGCCAATATTGTCAGATTAGATGAAGAAAGTGGCATTATTCAGCAGATACATCAATATCCGGCAGTGTTTCGTATTGACCGGATTCAATTTTATCAAATTATGGATGTGAAATTTAAGATACCGTATAGTGACAGGTTTCAAGAAGGAGAATTCCGCAAACGGGTACAGTTCATGTATCCGGGAGAATTGATTAAGATTCAGTTTAAATATATGGGAAAATCGCCGGAAGCAGTTCTTGACCGACTGCCTACCGCACAAATTATAAAACAAGTTGATGGAGAGTACACCATTGAAGCAGAGGTATACGGGAAAGGTGTAGTGATGTGGCTTTTAAGTCAAGGGGAGGCGGTTGAGCTTCTTAAGCCTGTGAGCATGAGAGAGCAAATAATAACAACATTAACGGGAATGATCTCACGATATAAATAG
- a CDS encoding helix-turn-helix transcriptional regulator — translation MNLSERIKLILEENQLKQKELAKELGVTESYISAIINSRNYNISQALATLIEEKYGYSTSWILEGTEPKLKVIGKNRTLSDIHKKAILQIEKLTPEQIKAVLAFVKSLEEVENDLKGRQ, via the coding sequence TTGAATTTAAGCGAACGAATCAAACTGATACTAGAAGAAAACCAGTTAAAGCAAAAAGAACTGGCTAAGGAACTGGGGGTTACTGAGAGTTATATTTCTGCAATCATAAACAGTAGAAACTACAACATATCTCAAGCCCTCGCTACGTTGATTGAAGAGAAATATGGCTATAGCACTTCCTGGATCTTAGAAGGAACAGAACCCAAATTAAAGGTCATAGGAAAAAATAGGACCTTATCTGACATTCATAAAAAGGCAATCCTGCAAATAGAAAAGTTGACACCAGAGCAAATTAAGGCTGTGTTGGCCTTCGTAAAATCTCTGGAAGAAGTAGAAAACGATTTAAAGGGCAGACAGTAA
- a CDS encoding DUF4304 domain-containing protein, whose translation MLYDKMNSKEKKNLVLKEVVKPLLKKAGYRSSGKVYYSQRGDCCLALCIKGSHWNSVVTGYSFYFEIMAFEGAVTEDIKKGYWITQIMEYTLLPDWGYLHPYRDRIGYKIDGFKNYQPQDMQLEDIKSRIQDDMERYIIPELAQVENFSDWERKQKEWIQRGSSERIRLLRYFTMAHSLAATSGNLPHFLGARRQLELPIETIRNNSVLYHQIQETSPWPEKDDWNFIISVLDAEETALAQVTEEQLNSQIDCESWFC comes from the coding sequence TTGCTTTATGACAAAATGAATTCTAAAGAAAAAAAGAATTTGGTATTGAAAGAGGTTGTAAAACCTTTATTGAAAAAAGCTGGGTATCGTAGTTCTGGAAAAGTCTATTACTCTCAACGAGGAGACTGTTGCCTTGCCCTTTGCATAAAAGGATCACATTGGAATTCAGTGGTTACAGGTTACAGCTTCTATTTTGAAATTATGGCCTTTGAAGGAGCGGTGACAGAGGACATAAAAAAGGGATATTGGATCACACAAATTATGGAGTACACTCTGCTACCGGATTGGGGATATCTTCATCCATACCGTGACCGCATTGGTTACAAGATTGATGGATTCAAAAACTACCAGCCTCAGGACATGCAGCTTGAAGACATTAAATCACGGATACAGGACGATATGGAGCGTTATATCATCCCAGAACTGGCTCAGGTTGAAAATTTTTCCGACTGGGAACGCAAACAGAAGGAATGGATTCAGCGAGGCAGTTCAGAAAGGATTCGTTTACTTCGTTATTTTACGATGGCTCATTCCCTTGCTGCTACCTCAGGAAACCTTCCCCATTTCCTCGGTGCTCGGCGACAGTTGGAACTTCCAATTGAAACAATTCGGAATAATTCGGTTCTGTACCACCAGATACAAGAAACCTCCCCATGGCCAGAAAAGGACGACTGGAACTTTATTATTTCCGTTCTGGACGCAGAAGAAACAGCTTTAGCTCAAGTGACAGAAGAACAGCTTAATTCTCAAATAGACTGTGAATCTTGGTTTTGTTAA
- a CDS encoding relaxase/mobilization nuclease domain-containing protein, producing MANIIIVNQDYQNEDAIYDTINYVFGSEYYQYSGAVGLLWYPSLRQCQTDKVLGVNEIDSNIKYLADSFRAVKTAYNKLDGQQVVHIVVGFECKDIMNPTLAYIFAERFANYIGQRFQVIYGVHQGSDYSKYYLHVHFIINTISYVDGNRFYDRRGNYYDLGNAAKEIMPNAKWNVYKK from the coding sequence ATGGCGAATATTATCATAGTAAACCAAGATTATCAGAATGAAGATGCAATTTATGATACAATTAATTATGTATTTGGTTCTGAATATTATCAGTATTCCGGAGCAGTAGGCTTATTATGGTATCCATCCTTAAGACAATGCCAAACTGATAAAGTATTGGGTGTAAATGAAATAGACAGTAATATAAAGTATTTAGCAGATTCGTTTCGAGCTGTAAAAACGGCATATAACAAATTGGATGGTCAGCAGGTGGTTCATATTGTAGTAGGATTTGAATGCAAAGATATTATGAATCCGACGTTGGCTTATATCTTTGCAGAACGGTTTGCTAATTACATAGGGCAGAGATTTCAAGTAATATATGGTGTTCATCAGGGGAGTGATTATAGCAAATATTATCTTCATGTGCATTTTATAATTAACACAATTAGCTATGTGGACGGAAATAGATTTTATGATCGTCGAGGAAATTATTATGATCTCGGTAATGCTGCAAAAGAAATCATGCCAAACGCTAAGTGGAATGTCTATAAGAAGTAG
- a CDS encoding helix-turn-helix domain-containing protein produces MLNDYGDILTLNELCEVLKISENVAYRLIREKSISAFKVGRIYKIPKKAVESYILVAANMK; encoded by the coding sequence ATGCTTAATGACTATGGAGATATCCTAACACTAAACGAGCTTTGTGAAGTTTTAAAAATCAGTGAGAATGTTGCATATCGGCTAATTAGAGAAAAATCCATATCTGCTTTTAAAGTTGGCCGAATTTACAAGATTCCCAAAAAAGCTGTGGAATCTTATATTTTGGTGGCAGCAAATATGAAGTAG
- the greA gene encoding transcription elongation factor GreA encodes MVDKKNILTYEGLKRYEDELQNLKVVKRKEVAQKIKEAREQGDLSENAEYDAAKDEQRDIELRIEELEKLLKNAEVVVEDEIDLDKINIGCKVKVYDVDEDEEMEFKIVGSTEANSLQNKISNESPVGHALIGKKVGDVVDVETQSGVIQYKVLEIQRVS; translated from the coding sequence ATGGTAGACAAGAAAAATATTTTAACCTACGAAGGCCTTAAAAGATACGAGGATGAGCTTCAGAATTTAAAGGTAGTAAAAAGAAAAGAGGTCGCCCAGAAGATCAAGGAAGCCAGAGAACAAGGCGACTTATCCGAAAACGCTGAATATGATGCCGCTAAGGATGAACAAAGAGACATAGAGCTGCGTATTGAAGAGCTGGAGAAGCTCCTTAAAAATGCAGAGGTAGTGGTTGAGGATGAGATTGATTTAGATAAGATTAACATTGGCTGCAAGGTAAAAGTCTACGATGTGGATGAGGACGAAGAGATGGAATTCAAAATCGTGGGTTCCACAGAGGCAAACAGCCTTCAGAATAAAATTTCCAACGAATCTCCGGTAGGTCATGCGCTGATCGGCAAGAAAGTAGGAGATGTAGTAGACGTAGAGACACAGTCCGGAGTAATTCAGTATAAGGTTCTGGAAATTCAGAGAGTGTCTTAA
- the dusB gene encoding tRNA dihydrouridine synthase DusB: MKLRIGNLTLDNNLILAPMAGVTDLPFRFLCREQGCGMAVTEMVSAKAILYKNRNTNELLKVADGEGPVSLQLFGSDPDIMADIAAKVEEGPYAFIDVNMGCPMPKIVNNGEGSALMKDIRLAERILTAMVKTVKKPVTVKFRKGFTEEECNAVEFAKMAESCGVAAVAVHGRTREQYYSGTADWDIIRKVKEAVSIPVIGNGDVFKPEDAKALLEETGCDGVMIARGAKGNPWIFKRTLHYLETGELLPGPTREEIAKMIICHGTLEMEHKGEVVAMREMRGHMAWYTAGLPHSAKLRNDINQVGTMDELRRFAEERIGKI, encoded by the coding sequence GTGAAGCTTAGAATTGGAAATTTGACGTTGGACAACAACCTGATACTGGCACCGATGGCAGGAGTTACGGACCTGCCATTTCGTTTTCTCTGCAGGGAGCAGGGCTGCGGTATGGCGGTTACGGAGATGGTCAGCGCCAAGGCAATTTTATATAAGAACAGAAATACAAATGAGCTGCTTAAGGTGGCCGATGGGGAAGGCCCTGTCAGCCTCCAGCTTTTTGGTTCTGATCCGGATATCATGGCGGATATTGCGGCTAAAGTGGAAGAAGGACCCTATGCATTCATTGATGTGAACATGGGATGTCCCATGCCCAAAATTGTTAATAACGGCGAGGGGTCGGCGCTAATGAAGGATATCAGGCTTGCAGAGCGTATTTTAACCGCTATGGTAAAGACCGTTAAAAAGCCTGTGACCGTAAAATTCAGAAAAGGCTTTACAGAAGAGGAATGCAATGCCGTAGAATTTGCTAAAATGGCGGAAAGCTGCGGAGTGGCGGCAGTTGCTGTTCATGGCAGGACCAGGGAGCAGTATTATTCAGGAACAGCGGATTGGGATATTATAAGGAAGGTAAAGGAAGCTGTATCAATTCCGGTCATTGGAAACGGCGACGTATTTAAACCGGAGGATGCAAAGGCTCTTCTGGAGGAAACCGGCTGTGACGGGGTGATGATTGCCAGAGGAGCCAAGGGAAATCCCTGGATATTTAAAAGAACCCTTCATTATCTGGAGACAGGGGAGCTGCTACCGGGGCCTACCAGGGAAGAGATTGCTAAGATGATCATCTGTCATGGTACCCTGGAGATGGAGCACAAAGGAGAGGTGGTGGCCATGCGTGAAATGCGTGGGCATATGGCATGGTATACAGCCGGACTCCCTCATTCTGCAAAGCTAAGAAATGATATCAACCAGGTGGGAACCATGGACGAATTAAGGCGATTTGCGGAAGAAAGGATCGGAAAAATCTGA
- a CDS encoding DUF6145 family protein, producing MEHDGDNVVLCGANSYEQKYYFNQQFVSLPESIKQDLQIMCVLYTEDVGGILIMEYDEDGTLEFKVTAEEGDYLFDEIGSVLKIKQYRKEKRELLESLEMYYRVFYLGEELEGGEIDT from the coding sequence ATGGAGCATGATGGAGATAATGTGGTGCTTTGCGGCGCCAATTCCTATGAGCAGAAATATTATTTTAACCAGCAGTTTGTGAGCCTCCCCGAAAGCATCAAGCAGGATCTTCAAATTATGTGCGTGCTTTATACCGAAGATGTAGGTGGAATCCTTATCATGGAATACGATGAGGATGGCACCCTGGAATTTAAGGTGACAGCAGAGGAGGGGGATTATCTGTTTGATGAGATCGGAAGCGTGCTGAAGATCAAGCAGTACCGGAAAGAAAAAAGGGAACTTCTGGAATCTTTGGAAATGTATTACCGGGTGTTTTATCTGGGAGAAGAATTGGAAGGCGGAGAAATAGATACGTGA
- a CDS encoding LacI family DNA-binding transcriptional regulator, whose product MNIYDIAELAGVSIATVSRVVNDSPRVSEKTKQKVRTIMEEHGYTPNVFARGLGLDSMKTIGILCPDVSDAYMATAVAHLESRMHEHGYDCILCCSGFEQSVKEKYVSLLLAKRIDALLMVGSTYAGTGESDKHTQYVRDAAKQVPVFLINGYLDGENIYCAYGDDYQATYDVTSQMIETGRRRILFLCDSHSYSANQKLAGYESALKAHGLPVLGDLKLYVKNRIHTVRDILLERRDLRFDSVVATDDGLAVGAIKYANAKLLKVPENLCITGFNNSALSICSDPELSSIDNRVEELCNISVDNMMKILLGEETEVNRNNRIPCRLIKRCTTDF is encoded by the coding sequence ATGAACATTTATGACATTGCAGAACTTGCAGGAGTTTCCATCGCTACCGTATCCCGGGTGGTGAACGACAGCCCCCGTGTGAGTGAGAAAACAAAACAAAAAGTCAGGACGATTATGGAAGAACATGGCTATACTCCCAATGTATTTGCCAGGGGCCTTGGGCTTGATTCCATGAAGACCATTGGAATTTTATGTCCGGATGTATCAGATGCTTATATGGCTACAGCGGTAGCCCATTTAGAGAGCCGCATGCACGAGCATGGTTACGACTGTATTTTGTGCTGCAGCGGATTTGAACAGTCCGTGAAAGAAAAATATGTCAGCCTTCTTCTTGCGAAGCGGATTGATGCGCTTCTCATGGTCGGTTCTACTTATGCAGGAACAGGGGAATCGGATAAACATACGCAGTATGTCCGCGATGCAGCAAAGCAGGTTCCGGTATTTTTGATCAACGGATATCTGGATGGCGAGAATATTTATTGCGCTTATGGAGATGATTATCAGGCAACCTACGATGTGACCAGCCAGATGATTGAGACAGGACGGCGCAGAATCCTGTTTCTCTGTGACTCCCATTCTTACAGTGCAAATCAGAAGCTGGCGGGCTATGAATCTGCTTTAAAAGCCCACGGGCTTCCTGTGCTGGGAGATTTAAAGCTTTATGTAAAGAACCGGATCCATACGGTAAGGGATATCCTTCTGGAGCGCCGTGATTTACGATTTGACAGCGTGGTAGCCACAGATGACGGTCTTGCCGTAGGAGCGATTAAGTATGCCAATGCAAAGCTATTAAAGGTACCTGAAAATTTGTGCATTACCGGATTTAATAATTCAGCCCTGTCGATCTGCAGCGATCCAGAGCTTTCTTCCATTGATAACAGGGTCGAAGAATTATGCAACATCTCCGTCGATAATATGATGAAAATCCTTCTGGGAGAAGAAACGGAAGTTAACAGGAATAACCGGATTCCATGCCGGCTGATCAAGCGGTGTACCACAGATTTTTAG
- a CDS encoding UxaA family hydrolase → MQDFIKIHSGDNVAVALKPLSSGTAAEIGGNTVTLLEDIPQGHKFALADIPAGSSVIKYGCAIGMAKEHIKTGAWIHTHNLKTGLGDLLTYTYEKQETAVVPTEERFFQGYRRPDGKVGVRNEIWIIPTVGCVNNIATALERMAKKYVGGSIDEIAAFPHPYGCSQMGDDQEYTRTILADLINHPNAGGVLVLGLGCENSSVAELKSYIGDYDENRVKFLVTQESEDEMADAMDLIGQLAEYAGTFHREPVSCSELIIGMKCGGSDGLSGITANPTVGAFSDMLVSKGGTTILTEVPEMFGAETLLMNRCQNEETFDKTVDLINDFKNYFTSHNQTIYENPSPGNKKGGISTLEDKSLGCVQKSGSAPVVDVLKYGEPVRDKGLNLLSAPGNDLVASTALAASGAHIVLFTTGRGTPFACPVPTMKISTNTALSTKKSNWIDFNCGVLVEGSDMDTLKNEFFDFVMEVASGKKVKSEEAGFHDMAIFKQGVTL, encoded by the coding sequence ATGCAGGATTTCATCAAAATTCATTCCGGAGATAATGTTGCAGTTGCATTAAAGCCGCTTTCTTCCGGCACTGCCGCAGAGATAGGCGGAAATACCGTTACACTCCTGGAAGATATACCACAGGGTCATAAATTTGCCCTTGCCGATATACCTGCCGGCTCATCCGTCATCAAATACGGCTGTGCCATTGGCATGGCAAAGGAACATATTAAGACAGGGGCCTGGATTCACACGCATAATTTAAAAACAGGTTTGGGGGATTTACTTACTTATACGTATGAGAAACAGGAAACTGCTGTTGTCCCCACAGAAGAACGTTTCTTTCAAGGCTACCGCAGGCCAGACGGAAAAGTGGGTGTGCGCAATGAAATCTGGATCATACCCACTGTTGGCTGTGTCAATAACATAGCCACTGCACTGGAGCGTATGGCTAAGAAATACGTAGGCGGCTCCATTGACGAAATTGCCGCATTCCCTCATCCTTACGGTTGTTCCCAGATGGGTGACGACCAGGAATATACACGAACCATTCTGGCTGATTTAATCAACCATCCCAACGCCGGGGGCGTTCTGGTCCTGGGACTTGGCTGCGAAAACAGCAGCGTTGCCGAACTGAAATCCTATATCGGCGATTACGACGAGAACAGGGTAAAATTCCTGGTAACTCAGGAGTCTGAGGATGAAATGGCAGATGCCATGGACCTCATCGGACAGCTGGCTGAATACGCAGGTACGTTCCACAGAGAGCCTGTAAGCTGCAGCGAACTCATCATTGGTATGAAATGCGGCGGTTCCGACGGTTTATCCGGAATCACAGCCAATCCCACGGTAGGAGCATTCTCCGATATGCTGGTTTCCAAAGGCGGGACTACCATTCTGACGGAGGTTCCTGAGATGTTCGGAGCGGAAACACTTCTTATGAACCGCTGTCAGAATGAAGAGACCTTTGATAAAACCGTGGATCTGATCAATGATTTCAAAAACTATTTCACCAGTCATAACCAGACCATTTACGAAAATCCTTCCCCAGGCAACAAAAAGGGCGGTATCTCTACCCTGGAGGACAAATCCTTAGGCTGCGTCCAGAAATCCGGCAGCGCTCCGGTCGTAGATGTATTAAAATACGGGGAACCGGTACGCGATAAGGGCTTAAATCTCTTAAGTGCTCCTGGTAACGACTTAGTCGCCTCCACGGCACTTGCCGCTTCCGGTGCCCACATCGTCCTGTTCACCACAGGCCGCGGTACTCCATTTGCCTGCCCGGTACCGACCATGAAGATTTCAACCAACACTGCCTTAAGCACAAAGAAAAGTAACTGGATTGATTTTAACTGTGGCGTACTGGTCGAGGGTTCGGATATGGATACCCTTAAAAATGAATTCTTTGATTTTGTCATGGAGGTAGCTTCCGGCAAAAAGGTGAAATCCGAAGAAGCAGGTTTCCATGACATGGCTATCTTTAAGCAGGGCGTGACCTTATAA